A region from the Micrococcus cohnii genome encodes:
- a CDS encoding ubiquitin-like protein Pup, with the protein MAQQNLSPQEPQRSASTQDAAGQPTAVPEAVGQSQERAQQQSAGLDGLLDEIDSVLETNAEDFVKGFVQKGGQ; encoded by the coding sequence ATGGCCCAGCAGAACCTCAGCCCGCAGGAGCCGCAGCGCAGCGCGAGCACCCAGGACGCTGCCGGGCAGCCCACCGCCGTCCCGGAGGCCGTCGGCCAGAGTCAGGAGCGGGCCCAGCAGCAGAGCGCGGGCCTCGACGGCCTGCTCGATGAGATCGACTCGGTCCTGGAGACGAACGCGGAGGACTTCGTGAAGGGCTTCGTGCAGAAGGGCGGCC